In Rhodobacter xanthinilyticus, a single window of DNA contains:
- a CDS encoding GntR family transcriptional regulator: MTDTPLPERKRGSGARFVYDVLRDEILSLALPPGSPIDEVQISERLEMSRTPVREALVRLAGEGLVVTLPNRSTVVAPIDFLNLPAFFDALTLMYRVTTRLAAEHHRAEDLETIRARQLDFERAVTAQDAKAMIASNREFHAAIAEAGRNPYYTSLFLRLLDEGRRILRLYYHSFDDRLPQEYVVEHEDMIEAIAARDIERCDRLASAHADQIVRQIRALIARDRRQHPAL; this comes from the coding sequence ATGACCGACACCCCCCTCCCCGAACGCAAACGCGGCTCCGGCGCGCGGTTTGTCTATGATGTGCTGCGCGACGAGATCCTGAGCCTCGCCCTGCCGCCGGGCAGCCCGATCGACGAGGTGCAGATCTCCGAGCGGCTCGAAATGTCGCGCACGCCGGTGCGCGAGGCGCTGGTGCGGCTGGCGGGCGAGGGACTGGTCGTGACGCTGCCCAACCGCTCGACGGTGGTCGCGCCGATCGACTTCCTCAACCTGCCGGCGTTTTTCGACGCGCTGACGCTGATGTATCGGGTGACGACGCGGCTCGCGGCCGAACATCACCGCGCCGAGGATCTCGAGACGATCCGCGCGCGCCAGCTCGACTTTGAGCGCGCGGTGACCGCCCAGGACGCCAAAGCGATGATCGCAAGCAACCGCGAGTTCCATGCCGCCATCGCAGAAGCCGGGCGAAACCCCTATTATACATCGCTTTTCTTGCGGCTCCTCGATGAGGGGCGGCGGATCTTGCGGCTCTATTACCACAGCTTCGACGACCGGCTGCCGCAGGAATATGTCGTCGAACATGAGGATATGATCGAGGCAATCGCGGCGCGCGACATCGAGCGCTGCGACCGGCTGGCGAGCGCGCATGCCGATCAGATCGTGCGCCAGATCCGGGCGCTGATCGCGCGCGACCGGCGCCAGCATCCGGCGCTCTGA
- the glpD gene encoding glycerol-3-phosphate dehydrogenase has translation MDDPVDLFIIGGGVNGAGIARDAAGRGLSVRLAEQGDLAQATSSASTKLFHGGLRYLEYLELRLVREALSEREVLLAMMPHISWPMRFVLPYDPAMRFDATSPVSRLVGLAMPWLRGRRPAWQIRAGLFLYDHLGGRKLLPGTRRVDLSRGPLAQPLDPRFRFGWEYSDCWVQDARLVVLNARDAAARGAVIETRTRVTRAARVEGLWQIETEGPAGPATHRARALVNAAGPWVEAVLREAVGAEPPARIRLVRGSHIVTRRLYDHDRCYFFQGADGRITFSIPFEEEFTLIGTTDQEHDGPPGAAICSPDEVAYLCAAASRYFRKPVTPEDVVWTYSGVRPLYDDGASSATAATRDYVLKLEGETAPILDIFGGKITTYRRLAEHALEKLAPFFPQMRGPWTAGSTLPGGGFAPAEAPRLAEDLVRDYPFLTGPWARRLIRAYGLEAREILGAARRPEDLGEAFGATLHAAEVNWLIAREWARAPEDILWRRGKFGLHLTPDQVARLAAHIAAHAP, from the coding sequence ATGGATGATCCGGTTGATCTTTTCATCATCGGCGGCGGGGTGAACGGCGCCGGGATCGCGCGCGATGCGGCGGGGCGGGGGCTCTCGGTGCGGCTGGCCGAGCAGGGCGATCTGGCGCAGGCGACCTCTTCGGCCTCGACCAAGCTCTTCCACGGCGGGCTGCGCTATCTCGAATATCTCGAGCTGCGGCTGGTGCGCGAGGCGCTCTCCGAGCGCGAGGTGCTGCTCGCGATGATGCCGCATATCTCCTGGCCGATGCGCTTCGTGCTGCCCTATGACCCGGCGATGCGCTTTGACGCGACCTCACCGGTCTCGCGCCTTGTCGGCCTCGCGATGCCCTGGCTGCGCGGCCGCCGTCCGGCCTGGCAGATCCGCGCGGGGCTCTTCCTCTATGACCATCTGGGCGGGCGCAAACTCCTGCCCGGCACCCGCCGGGTCGATCTGAGCCGGGGCCCGCTCGCCCAGCCGCTCGACCCGCGCTTCCGCTTCGGCTGGGAATATTCCGATTGCTGGGTGCAGGATGCGCGGCTTGTCGTGCTCAACGCGCGCGATGCCGCCGCCCGCGGCGCGGTGATCGAGACGCGCACCCGCGTCACCCGCGCGGCCCGGGTGGAGGGGCTTTGGCAGATCGAGACCGAGGGCCCCGCCGGCCCCGCGACGCATCGCGCCCGCGCGCTCGTCAATGCCGCGGGCCCCTGGGTCGAGGCGGTGCTGCGCGAGGCCGTGGGCGCCGAGCCGCCCGCCCGCATCCGCCTCGTGCGCGGCTCCCATATCGTCACCCGCCGTCTTTACGACCATGACCGGTGCTATTTCTTCCAGGGCGCCGATGGCCGGATCACCTTCTCGATCCCCTTCGAGGAGGAATTCACCCTGATCGGCACCACCGATCAGGAACACGACGGCCCCCCCGGCGCGGCGATCTGCTCGCCGGACGAGGTGGCCTATCTCTGCGCCGCCGCCTCGCGCTATTTCCGCAAGCCCGTGACCCCCGAAGATGTCGTCTGGACCTATTCCGGCGTGCGCCCGCTCTATGATGACGGCGCCTCCTCGGCCACTGCCGCCACCCGCGATTATGTCCTCAAACTCGAGGGCGAGACCGCCCCGATCCTCGATATTTTCGGTGGCAAGATAACCACTTACCGGCGTTTGGCCGAGCATGCGCTGGAAAAACTCGCGCCGTTCTTCCCGCAGATGCGCGGCCCCTGGACGGCGGGCTCGACCCTGCCGGGGGGCGGCTTTGCGCCCGCCGAGGCGCCGCGCCTCGCCGAGGATCTCGTGCGCGATTATCCCTTCCTCACCGGGCCTTGGGCGCGGCGGCTGATCCGCGCCTATGGGCTCGAGGCGCGCGAGATCCTGGGCGCGGCGCGCCGCCCCGAAGACCTCGGCGAGGCCTTTGGCGCGACGCTCCATGCCGCCGAGGTCAACTGGCTGATCGCGCGCGAATGGGCCCGCGCGCCTGAGGATATCTTGTGGCGGCGCGGCAAGTTCGGCCTGCATCTGACCCCCGATCAGGTCGCCCGCCTCGCCGCCCATATCGCCGCGCACGCCCCTTGA